The genomic stretch GAGGGCACGGAAAATGGCTAAGAAAGCTAACAGATGCAGTGAGAAGGAACCTCAGAAAATAGGTGAAACTGATAATCGTGCACAGTTGGCTGCAAGGGCTAGAGGGGCCAATAATGAAAACCTGGGCTTTGTAAATGTAGAATCTGGTGACAAGGAGAACGTTTCCAGTTCAAAAACATTCTCTGGAAGCATACTTCAGCAGGCAAACAAAGAAATTCATGCAGATTTGAGGCTAGGAAAGGTAGGGGAAGAAGCAGAAAATTCTTATGAAGCTGCTCAAACAAAGCAAAATGGATCAGTGCCAATAGAGCAGCAGAAGGAAGGGATAGGAGTGAATGATATGATGCCATCTTGTGATGAGTGTTCAAGTGAAACCCTTGCGAAGATAGATTTTGAGCGTTCAACTGTTGAAGAGGCTCTTGATGAGGAGAAAATTGATGAGAAACTGCTTGGCGTAACAGGGGCACAAGAAGGTGACAAGCAAGAAGTCAAGGTCCAATCTGCTCAAGGATTGACTCATCCAGAAGAGAGTGAAATTAAGGTAGAAGTAGCACTGGAGCAAGAAGGCAATCTGTGGaagttcatgaaattttttaatccTTGGCAAAGTCAGGGTAAACCAAAGGAATTGAACAAATCTGAGTTTGATCAAAGGCTTGAAGCTCAGGATTTGGACAAAAATAATTTACGGAGTCTTGGGGAGGAGTGTGATTGGGAAGGGAATAAGATGAAACAAATAGAAGCTCACAAGAGAGAACTGACTAGTGCACATAATCATGAATTTGATGGTGAGATGAGCAATTTCACATGGAAAGAGATGAGTAGCCAAGAAGTAGATGAGGCACTGCGTGATTCATGTGAGAGGTTGGTAGTTTTGAGAGAGCGAGAGGAGACTTGCAACCCTAAAGAAAATGATGATGAGCATGACAACTTTGGCATGGAGCCAGATAGTGAAGAAAGGCTGGAGACACTCCATCAGCAGGAAAGGTTGAAGGAGAGACCTAATGATTTAGTCGAATCCAAGAAAGACAAAGGActcgaagaagaaaaagaagcggGAGATATTCATGAGATTGCACGAGCAAACGTGAATGAAGAGATACACGAGGATACTAAACAGATGAATGCTAATGCTGGACAGCAAGAAGCTTTTAATAGCACAGAGACTAATAGAATCGAGGAAATCACTGGAATGGGAGTTGAAGATGAAGTAGAAGAAAGTCATGAAATTCAGAATAGCGATGATAATGCAATTTGTACATGTGAGAGGGAGGCATGTGAGGAGTTTACTGGGACTCCAGAAGGTGATGAACCCAATGAGTCCGATGAAAATATTGATGTACTAATGGatgaaatggaaaatgaaagGGATGAAAAGATGGTGGAAATGAACTCTTCTGTTCGAGGGGAAGAAAATGACTGCAGCTTAGGAGCCTCTGCAAATGATTATGACTTGGAGAAGAGATGTAAAGTTGAAACAAGTGATATAACCTGCTTCATGTTGAAAGCCGATGAAATCAATGAGGAGGTAGGTGAAGGTGAAGCCACTGCTGCCCTTGAATTTACGGAGAATTATGTGAACTTGAGCGATGCAGGAATGAGTAGTGGAGGGAAACAAAATGGACAAGCCATACCAGAATTCAATGCGATTCCAAATTTGGAAGTGCCTGTGCAAGGATTGGCTCCTGAATTCAACAACTACAGTAATGATCTGCATGAGGCTGAAAAATCCATGAACTGGAAAGAAGAGTCTGAATTCTCTAAATCCGAAGAAGTGAATAGTGATGCGGGATCTTCTGATAAAGGTGGAAGTTTTGATGGTGAAATGACTATGCAACCTGAGCAGATTAATGGTACCATCGAACGGAAAGAGAGAACTCAGGAAGCACATCAAAGTATTGAAACTTGtcaaaatacagaaaaaataGAGGAGAATCATTACACAACCCTGACAATGGAAGAGGGGATATCTGAAGATTGTCAACAAAAGGAAATAGGGCTGGACAAAGAATTCCTTAAGAAAATAGATGAagcaaaagagagggaaagggcACGCGAAAAGGAAAGATTAGCAGTTGAAAGAGCAATCCGTGAAGCGCGTGAAAGGGCTTATG from Rhodamnia argentea isolate NSW1041297 chromosome 2, ASM2092103v1, whole genome shotgun sequence encodes the following:
- the LOC115738536 gene encoding auxilin-like protein 1 isoform X5, with product MSTEYQASAPPFARKLVSGRSFSGTSIYDGVFAGPGKYGVSGVSSRAENYAEIFGGSRDARRSSIPVLDFPGLHERKVSVDVRSSKLDYSKIFGGFGDFGDTASYEELVNKRTESRSFARTQDSMRSSSKLSSSSLNETQVSCHEASYHSRDREKKFNVSYSKVNLETNGETNKRVHIAQLGDVPGYAHVIEETAPLEQSKGNKPQSVVVNGYASGDAGDGMVNANNCEKAMSGVSATGSDKPSTKEGISIQKSDRNRSFTTDLFFGTYEYGLRKEPFGSQTPIDVPSNSKIFGVSPSNAFEDVAGVYSPPDFDDNVDANSVAAASAAAVKKAIEKAQAKIKVARELMERRKEGLQGHVNFKEKIGAEDKRARKMAKKANRCSEKEPQKIGETDNRAQLAARARGANNENLGFVNVESGDKENVSSSKTFSGSILQQANKEIHADLRLGKVGEEAENSYEAAQTKQNGSVPIEQQKEGIGVNDMMPSCDECSSETLAKIDFERSTVEEALDEEKIDEKLLGVTGAQEGDKQEVKVQSAQGLTHPEESEIKVEVALEQEGNLWKFMKFFNPWQSQGKPKELNKSEFDQRLEAQDLDKNNLRSLGEECDWEGNKMKQIEAHKRELTSAHNHEFDGEMSNPKENDDEHDNFGMEPDSEERLETLHQQERLKERPNDLVESKKDKGLEEEKEAGDIHEIARANVNEEIHEDTKQMNANAGQQEAFNSTETNRIEEITGMGVEDEVEESHEIQNSDDNAICTCEREACEEFTGTPEGDEPNESDENIDVLMDEMENERDEKMVEMNSSVRGEENDCSLGASANDYDLEKRCKVETSDITCFMLKADEINEEVGEGEATAALEFTENYVNLSDAGMSSGGKQNGQAIPEFNAIPNLEVPVQGLAPEFNNYSNDLHEAEKSMNWKEESEFSKSEEVNSDAGSSDKGGSFDGEMTMQPEQINGTIERKERTQEAHQSIETCQNTEKIEENHYTTLTMEEGISEDCQQKEIGLDKEFLKKIDEAKERERAREKERLAVERAIREARERAYAEARERAERAAVGKATIEARQRVIEQAREKIGKASKETNTKLTEKNSIEARLKAERAAVERATAEARERALEKALAEKLSGAGKDHKLGQTSSHDPRHRGSCPSGDSRHPKSSDTNATGSGEKSDGTNSESAQRRKARLERHQRTAERAAKALAEKNKHDLLAQREHAERNRLAESLDADIKRWSSGKQGNLRALLSTLQYVQILGPDSSWQPVSLTEIVTAAAVKKAYRKATLCVHPDKLQQRGASLQQKYVCEKVFDLLKEAWNKFSSAEER
- the LOC115738536 gene encoding auxilin-like protein 1 isoform X2; this encodes MSTEYQASAPPFARKLVSGRSFSGTSIYDGVFAGPGKYGVSGVSSRAENYAEIFGGSRDARRSSIPVLDFPGLHERKVSVDVRSSKLDYSKIFGGFGDFGDTASYEELVNKRTESRSFARTQDSMRSSSKLSSSSLNETQVSCHEASYHSRDREKKFNVSYSKVNLETNGETNKRVHIAQLGDVPGYAHVIEETAPLEQSKGNKPQSVVVNGYASGDAGDGMVNANNCEKAMSGVSATGSDKPSTKEGISIQKSDRNRSFTTDLFFGTYEYGLRKEPFGSQTPIDVPSNSKIFGVSPSNAFEDVAGVYSPPDFDDNVDANSVAAASAAAVKKAIEKAQAKIKVARELMERRKEGLQGHVNFKEKIGAEDKRARKMAKKANRCSEKEPQKIGETDNRAQLAARARGANNENLGFVNVESGDKENVSSSKTFSGSILQQANKEIHADLRLGKVGEEAENSYEAAQTKQNGSVPIEQQKEGIGVNDMMPSCDECSSETLAKIDFERSTVEEALDEEKIDEKLLGVTGAQEGDKQEVKVQSAQGLTHPEESEIKVEVALEQEGNLWKFMKFFNPWQSQGKPKELNKSEFDQRLEAQDLDKNNLRSLGEECDWEGNKMKQIEAHKRELTSAHNHEFDGEMSNFTWKEMSSQEVDEALRDSCERLVVLREREETCNPKENDDEHDNFGMEPDSEERLETLHQQERLKERPNDLVESKKDKGLEEEKEAGDIHEIARANVNEEIHEDTKQMNANAGQQEAFNSTETNRIEEITGMGVEDEVEESHEIQNSDDNAICTCEREACEEFTGTPEGDEPNESDENIDVLMDEMENERDEKMVEMNSSVRGEENDCSLGASANDYDLEKRCKVETSDITCFMLKADEINEEVGEGEATAALEFTENYVNLSDAGMSSGGKQNGQAIPEFNAIPNLEVPVQGLAPEFNNYSNDLHEAEKSMNWKEESEFSKSEEVNSDAGSSDKGGSFDGEMTMQPEQINGTIERKERTQEAHQSIETCQNTEKIEENHYTTLTMEEGISEDCQQKEIGLDKEFLKKIDEAKERERAREKERLAVERAIREARERAYAEARERAERAAVGKATIEARQRVIEQAREKIGKASKETNTKLTEKNSIEARLKAERAAVERATAEARERALEKALAEKLSGAGKDHKLGQTSSHDPRHRGSCPSGDSRHPKSSDTNATGSGEKSDGTNSESAQRRKARLERHQRTAERAAKALAEKNKHDLLAQREHAERNRLAESLDADIKRWSSGKQGNLRALLSTLQYILGPDSSWQPVSLTEIVTAAAVKKAYRKATLCVHPDKLQQRGASLQQKYVCEKVFDLLKEAWNKFSSAEER
- the LOC115738536 gene encoding auxilin-like protein 1 isoform X1, whose protein sequence is MSTEYQASAPPFARKLVSGRSFSGTSIYDGVFAGPGKYGVSGVSSRAENYAEIFGGSRDARRSSIPVLDFPGLHERKVSVDVRSSKLDYSKIFGGFGDFGDTASYEELVNKRTESRSFARTQDSMRSSSKLSSSSLNETQVSCHEASYHSRDREKKFNVSYSKVNLETNGETNKRVHIAQLGDVPGYAHVIEETAPLEQSKGNKPQSVVVNGYASGDAGDGMVNANNCEKAMSGVSATGSDKPSTKEGISIQKSDRNRSFTTDLFFGTYEYGLRKEPFGSQTPIDVPSNSKIFGVSPSNAFEDVAGVYSPPDFDDNVDANSVAAASAAAVKKAIEKAQAKIKVARELMERRKEGLQGHVNFKEKIGAEDKRARKMAKKANRCSEKEPQKIGETDNRAQLAARARGANNENLGFVNVESGDKENVSSSKTFSGSILQQANKEIHADLRLGKVGEEAENSYEAAQTKQNGSVPIEQQKEGIGVNDMMPSCDECSSETLAKIDFERSTVEEALDEEKIDEKLLGVTGAQEGDKQEVKVQSAQGLTHPEESEIKVEVALEQEGNLWKFMKFFNPWQSQGKPKELNKSEFDQRLEAQDLDKNNLRSLGEECDWEGNKMKQIEAHKRELTSAHNHEFDGEMSNFTWKEMSSQEVDEALRDSCERLVVLREREETCNPKENDDEHDNFGMEPDSEERLETLHQQERLKERPNDLVESKKDKGLEEEKEAGDIHEIARANVNEEIHEDTKQMNANAGQQEAFNSTETNRIEEITGMGVEDEVEESHEIQNSDDNAICTCEREACEEFTGTPEGDEPNESDENIDVLMDEMENERDEKMVEMNSSVRGEENDCSLGASANDYDLEKRCKVETSDITCFMLKADEINEEVGEGEATAALEFTENYVNLSDAGMSSGGKQNGQAIPEFNAIPNLEVPVQGLAPEFNNYSNDLHEAEKSMNWKEESEFSKSEEVNSDAGSSDKGGSFDGEMTMQPEQINGTIERKERTQEAHQSIETCQNTEKIEENHYTTLTMEEGISEDCQQKEIGLDKEFLKKIDEAKERERAREKERLAVERAIREARERAYAEARERAERAAVGKATIEARQRVIEQAREKIGKASKETNTKLTEKNSIEARLKAERAAVERATAEARERALEKALAEKLSGAGKDHKLGQTSSHDPRHRGSCPSGDSRHPKSSDTNATGSGEKSDGTNSESAQRRKARLERHQRTAERAAKALAEKNKHDLLAQREHAERNRLAESLDADIKRWSSGKQGNLRALLSTLQYVQILGPDSSWQPVSLTEIVTAAAVKKAYRKATLCVHPDKLQQRGASLQQKYVCEKVFDLLKEAWNKFSSAEER
- the LOC115738536 gene encoding auxilin-like protein 1 isoform X4; this encodes MSTEYQASAPPFARKLVSGRSFSGTSIYDGVFAGPGKYGVSGVSSRAENYAEIFGGSRDARRSSIPVLDFPGLHERKVSVDVRSSKLDYSKIFGGFGDFGDTASYEELVNKRTESRSFARTQDSMRSSSKLSSSSLNETQVSCHEASYHSRDREKKFNVSYSKVNLETNGETNKRVHIAQLGDVPGYAHVIEETAPLEQSKGNKPQSVVVNGYASGDAGDGMVNANNCEKAMSGVSATGSDKPSTKEGISIQKSDRNRSFTTDLFFGTYEYGLRKEPFGSQTPIDVPSNSKIFGVSPSNAFEDVAGVYSPPDFDDNVDANSVAAASAAAVKKAIEKAQAKIKVARELMERRKEGLQGHVNFKEKIGAEDKRARKMAKKANRCSEKEPQKIGETDNRAQLAARARGANNENLGFVNVESGDKENVSSSKTFSGSILQQANKEIHADLRLGKVGEEAENSYEAAQTKQNGSVPIEQQKEGIGVNDMMPSCDECSSETLAKIDFERSTVEEALDEEKIDEKLLGVTGAQEGDKQEVKVQSAQGLTHPEESEIKVEVALEQEGNLWKFMKFFNPWQSQGKPKELNKSEFDQRLEAQDLDKNNLRSLGEECDWEGNKMKQIEAHKRELTSAHNHEFDGEMSNFTWKEMSSQEVDEALRDSCERLVVLREREETCNPKENDDEHDNFGMEPDSEERLETLHQQERLKERPNDLVESKKDKGLEEEKEAGDIHEIARANVNEEIHEDTKQMNANAGQQEAFNSTETNRIEEITGMGVEDEVEESHEIQNSDDNAICTCEREACEEFTGTPEGDEPNESDENIDVLMDEMENERDEKMVEMNSSVRGEENDCSLGASANDYDLEKRCKVETSDITCFMLKADEINEEVGEGEATAALEFTENYVNLSDAGMSSGGKQNGQAIPEFNAIPNLEVPVQGLAPEFNNYSNDLHEAEKSMNWKEESEFSKSEEVNSDAGSSDKGGSFDGEMTMQPEQINGTIERKERTQEAHQSIETCQNTEKIEENHYTTLTMEEGISEDCQQKEIGLDKEFLKKIDEAKERERAREKERLAVERAIREARERAYAEARERAERAAVGKATIEARQRVIEQAREKIGKASKETNTKLTEKNSIEARLKAERAAVERATAEARERALEKALAEKLSGAGKDHKLGQTSSHDPRHRGSCPSGDSRHPKSSDTNGEKSDGTNSESAQRRKARLERHQRTAERAAKALAEKNKHDLLAQREHAERNRLAESLDADIKRWSSGKQGNLRALLSTLQYILGPDSSWQPVSLTEIVTAAAVKKAYRKATLCVHPDKLQQRGASLQQKYVCEKVFDLLKEAWNKFSSAEER
- the LOC115738536 gene encoding auxilin-like protein 1 isoform X3, translating into MSTEYQASAPPFARKLVSGRSFSGTSIYDGVFAGPGKYGVSGVSSRAENYAEIFGGSRDARRSSIPVLDFPGLHERKVSVDVRSSKLDYSKIFGGFGDFGDTASYEELVNKRTESRSFARTQDSMRSSSKLSSSSLNETQVSCHEASYHSRDREKKFNVSYSKVNLETNGETNKRVHIAQLGDVPGYAHVIEETAPLEQSKGNKPQSVVVNGYASGDAGDGMVNANNCEKAMSGVSATGSDKPSTKEGISIQKSDRNRSFTTDLFFGTYEYGLRKEPFGSQTPIDVPSNSKIFGVSPSNAFEDVAGVYSPPDFDDNVDANSVAAASAAAVKKAIEKAQAKIKVARELMERRKEGLQGHVNFKEKIGAEDKRARKMAKKANRCSEKEPQKIGETDNRAQLAARARGANNENLGFVNVESGDKENVSSSKTFSGSILQQANKEIHADLRLGKVGEEAENSYEAAQTKQNGSVPIEQQKEGIGVNDMMPSCDECSSETLAKIDFERSTVEEALDEEKIDEKLLGVTGAQEGDKQEVKVQSAQGLTHPEESEIKVEVALEQEGNLWKFMKFFNPWQSQGKPKELNKSEFDQRLEAQDLDKNNLRSLGEECDWEGNKMKQIEAHKRELTSAHNHEFDGEMSNFTWKEMSSQEVDEALRDSCERLVVLREREETCNPKENDDEHDNFGMEPDSEERLETLHQQERLKERPNDLVESKKDKGLEEEKEAGDIHEIARANVNEEIHEDTKQMNANAGQQEAFNSTETNRIEEITGMGVEDEVEESHEIQNSDDNAICTCEREACEEFTGTPEGDEPNESDENIDVLMDEMENERDEKMVEMNSSVRGEENDCSLGASANDYDLEKRCKVETSDITCFMLKADEINEEVGEGEATAALEFTENYVNLSDAGMSSGGKQNGQAIPEFNAIPNLEVPVQGLAPEFNNYSNDLHEAEKSMNWKEESEFSKSEEVNSDAGSSDKGGSFDGEMTMQPEQINGTIERKERTQEAHQSIETCQNTEKIEENHYTTLTMEEGISEDCQQKEIGLDKEFLKKIDEAKERERAREKERLAVERAIREARERAYAEARERAERAAVGKATIEARQRVIEQAREKIGKASKETNTKLTEKNSIEARLKAERAAVERATAEARERALEKALAEKLSGAGKDHKLGQTSSHDPRHRGSCPSGDSRHPKSSDTNGEKSDGTNSESAQRRKARLERHQRTAERAAKALAEKNKHDLLAQREHAERNRLAESLDADIKRWSSGKQGNLRALLSTLQYVQILGPDSSWQPVSLTEIVTAAAVKKAYRKATLCVHPDKLQQRGASLQQKYVCEKVFDLLKEAWNKFSSAEER